In endosymbiont of unidentified scaly snail isolate Monju, the following are encoded in one genomic region:
- a CDS encoding N-acetylglutaminylglutamine amidotransferase, translated as MCGICGEWRFDGPARVEAMLPTLAQRGPDDEGRWLHEGVALGHRRLSIIDLSERSHQPMVDGELALVFNGAIYNYRELRRELQARGHRFVSEGDTEVILKAYREWGEDCPQHLHGMFAFAIHDGARNRLFCARDRFGIKPFYYAQGDGWWRFASNTQALLAAGGVDTALDPAALHFQYSLHGVVPAPYTLLRGIRKLEPAHVLIVEADGATRLRRYWDLDVRRSDTDLARSEDEWVELIHDRLFAAVRRRNEVADVPVGVLFSGGLDSSLLVALLDEIGIEGFHTFSVGFEDQPEEKGSEFEYSDQVVERFRPIHHKFLVPNDEVLKRLPEAVDAMAEPMFGQDAVAFYLLSEQVSRHIKVVQSGQGADEVFGGYFWYPRMAAEHAGSRLERFRKHYFDRDHDEMLRMLEARWHTRDVTGEYIARRLDDPLTDDFMDAVFKLDVTTLIVDDPVKRVDNMTMAWGLEARVPFLDHELVEVAARVPTELKLRDGGKYLLKRIARGRVPDAVIDRPKGYFPMPALKYVRGEFLGFMRDILDSQACRQRGLFRRDYVDRLLDAPEMHHTRIMGSKLWHLALLEFWLQRHRI; from the coding sequence ATGTGCGGTATCTGTGGTGAATGGCGGTTCGATGGTCCGGCACGCGTGGAGGCGATGTTGCCGACGCTGGCGCAGCGCGGGCCTGATGACGAGGGGCGCTGGTTGCACGAGGGCGTGGCGCTGGGGCACCGTCGCTTGTCGATCATCGACCTGTCCGAGCGATCGCACCAGCCGATGGTCGATGGCGAGTTGGCACTGGTGTTCAATGGCGCCATCTACAACTACCGCGAACTGCGCCGCGAGCTGCAGGCGCGCGGCCATCGCTTCGTCTCCGAGGGCGATACCGAGGTCATCCTCAAGGCCTACCGCGAATGGGGCGAGGACTGTCCGCAGCATCTGCACGGCATGTTCGCCTTCGCTATTCACGATGGTGCGCGCAACCGTCTGTTCTGCGCGCGCGACCGCTTCGGTATCAAGCCGTTCTACTACGCGCAAGGCGACGGCTGGTGGCGCTTCGCCTCGAATACCCAGGCACTGCTCGCCGCTGGCGGGGTCGATACCGCGCTCGACCCGGCGGCCCTGCACTTCCAGTACAGCCTGCACGGCGTGGTGCCGGCGCCGTATACCCTGCTGCGCGGCATTCGCAAGCTGGAACCTGCGCATGTGCTGATTGTCGAGGCCGATGGTGCGACCCGCCTGCGGCGTTACTGGGACCTGGATGTACGGCGCAGCGACACGGATCTCGCGCGCTCGGAAGATGAATGGGTCGAGTTGATTCACGACCGCCTGTTTGCTGCGGTGCGCCGGCGCAACGAGGTGGCCGATGTGCCGGTGGGTGTGTTGTTCTCCGGTGGGCTGGACTCCAGCCTGCTGGTGGCGCTGCTCGACGAGATCGGCATCGAGGGCTTTCACACCTTTTCGGTCGGTTTCGAGGACCAGCCGGAAGAGAAGGGCAGCGAGTTCGAGTATTCCGACCAGGTGGTCGAGCGTTTTCGGCCCATCCACCACAAGTTCCTGGTACCCAACGACGAAGTACTGAAACGTTTGCCCGAGGCGGTGGACGCCATGGCCGAACCCATGTTCGGGCAGGACGCGGTGGCCTTCTATCTGCTCTCCGAACAGGTCTCGAGACACATCAAGGTGGTGCAGTCGGGGCAGGGGGCAGACGAGGTCTTCGGCGGCTATTTCTGGTATCCGCGCATGGCCGCCGAGCACGCGGGTTCGCGCCTGGAGCGCTTCCGCAAGCACTATTTCGACCGCGATCACGACGAGATGCTGCGCATGCTCGAGGCGCGCTGGCACACTCGGGATGTCACCGGCGAGTATATCGCGCGCCGCCTCGACGACCCGCTCACCGACGACTTCATGGATGCGGTGTTCAAGTTGGACGTGACCACCCTGATCGTGGACGACCCGGTCAAGCGCGTGGACAACATGACCATGGCCTGGGGGCTGGAGGCGCGGGTGCCTTTCCTCGATCACGAACTGGTCGAGGTCGCCGCGCGCGTGCCCACTGAACTCAAGCTGCGCGATGGTGGCAAGTACCTGCTCAAGCGTATCGCGCGCGGGCGTGTGCCCGATGCGGTGATCGACCGGCCCAAGGGATACTTCCCCATGCCTGCGCTCAAGTACGTGCGCGGCGAGTTCCTGGGCTTCATGCGCGACATCCTCGATTCGCAGGCCTGTCGTCAGCGAGGCCTGTTCCGGCGCGACTATGTCGACCGCCTGCTCGATGCGCCCGAGATGCATCACACCCGCATCATGGGCAGCAAGCTGTGGCACCTGGCCCTGCTCGAGTTCTGGTTGCAGCGGCACAGGATCTGA
- a CDS encoding ABC transporter ATP-binding protein, with amino-acid sequence MPLLKVDDIAVAYDERPVVEHLSFHVNRGEIVSLLGASGCGKTTALRAIAGFEPVRTGKILIDHQVVSTPDRLVPPEQRHIGMVFQDYALFPHLTVAENIAFGLQGLSPSERHQRVRKLLSAVGLHDLGKRYPHELSGGQQQRVALARALAPRPTLLLMDEPFSNLDVELRERLGLEVRDLLRDQGTTAILVTHDQHEAFAMSDHVGVMHQGHILQWDTPYNLYHEPADRFVADFIGQGVFIDGKILAPARFQTEFGVLEANRCSCRAQAGDKVDILLRPDDVVPDDQSPLQLKVVERAFRGTEILYTLESEAGTRLLALFPSHHDHATGERVRVRIGAQHVICFPHTAPDAGGA; translated from the coding sequence ATGCCGCTGCTGAAGGTCGATGACATTGCGGTCGCCTATGATGAGCGCCCGGTCGTCGAACACCTGTCCTTTCACGTCAACCGGGGCGAGATCGTCAGCCTGCTGGGAGCCAGCGGCTGCGGCAAGACCACGGCCCTGCGCGCCATCGCCGGATTCGAACCGGTACGCACAGGAAAAATCCTGATCGACCACCAGGTCGTCTCCACCCCCGACCGCCTGGTACCACCGGAACAACGCCACATTGGCATGGTGTTTCAGGACTACGCCCTGTTTCCGCACCTCACCGTAGCCGAGAACATCGCTTTCGGCCTGCAAGGACTGTCGCCTTCCGAGCGCCACCAGCGGGTACGAAAGCTGCTGTCCGCAGTCGGACTGCATGACCTCGGCAAACGCTATCCACACGAACTCTCGGGCGGGCAACAGCAGCGGGTGGCCCTGGCACGCGCACTGGCGCCACGACCGACACTGCTGCTGATGGATGAACCCTTTTCCAATCTCGATGTCGAACTGCGCGAGCGTCTGGGCCTGGAAGTCCGGGACCTGCTTCGCGACCAGGGCACCACGGCCATCCTGGTGACTCACGACCAGCACGAGGCCTTCGCCATGTCGGACCACGTTGGCGTCATGCACCAGGGACACATTCTGCAATGGGACACCCCCTACAACCTGTACCATGAGCCGGCTGACCGCTTCGTCGCCGATTTCATCGGTCAGGGCGTGTTCATCGACGGAAAGATCCTGGCACCTGCCCGTTTTCAGACCGAATTTGGCGTACTGGAGGCCAACCGTTGCTCCTGTCGCGCCCAGGCCGGAGACAAGGTGGACATCCTGTTGCGTCCCGACGACGTGGTACCGGACGATCAGAGCCCGCTCCAGCTCAAGGTGGTCGAACGCGCCTTCCGGGGCACCGAAATACTGTACACGCTGGAATCGGAGGCCGGCACCCGCCTGCTCGCCCTGTTCCCCAGCCATCACGACCATGCGACGGGTGAACGAGTTCGCGTACGCATCGGCGCTCAACACGTAATATGCTTTCCCCACACCGCACCGGATGCCGGTGGTGCCTGA
- the grxD gene encoding Grx4 family monothiol glutaredoxin, translated as MDVLERIKQQVESNPIIIYMKGTPQFPQCGFSSRAAAALQDCGEKFAYVNVLADPEIFENLPRFADWPTFPQVYINGELVGGCDITLELHASGELQKMVKEAAKHWPSAEEEGAG; from the coding sequence ATGGACGTTCTGGAGAGGATCAAGCAGCAGGTCGAGTCCAACCCGATCATCATCTACATGAAGGGCACGCCGCAGTTTCCGCAGTGTGGTTTCTCTTCGCGGGCGGCGGCGGCCCTGCAGGACTGCGGGGAAAAGTTCGCTTATGTGAACGTACTGGCCGACCCCGAGATCTTCGAGAACCTGCCGCGTTTCGCCGACTGGCCGACCTTTCCGCAGGTGTATATCAACGGCGAGTTGGTCGGCGGCTGCGACATCACCCTGGAGCTGCATGCCAGCGGTGAGCTGCAGAAGATGGTCAAGGAGGCGGCGAAGCACTGGCCGAGTGCCGAGGAAGAGGGCGCCGGCTGA
- the rnt gene encoding ribonuclease T has translation MSRRFRGYLPVVVDVETGGFDSAGDALLEVAAVTLRIDDEGRLHPAESFIEHVIPFEGANLDPKALEFTGIDPWNPLRGAKPEKQALSDLFAPIRAAVKASGCKRAILVGHNAFFDLGFLNAAVARCNYKRNPFHPFSTFDTVTLAGLAFGQTVLARAVMAAGIDWDAAQAHGALYDAEKTAELFCHIVNQWHALDTPRPWLEADESPD, from the coding sequence ATGAGCCGCCGCTTTCGCGGTTACCTGCCCGTGGTGGTGGACGTCGAGACCGGCGGCTTCGACTCGGCTGGCGACGCCCTGCTGGAAGTCGCGGCGGTAACTCTGCGCATCGACGACGAGGGTCGGCTACATCCCGCCGAATCCTTCATCGAGCACGTGATCCCCTTCGAGGGCGCCAACCTGGACCCCAAGGCACTGGAGTTCACCGGCATCGATCCCTGGAACCCGCTACGCGGCGCCAAACCCGAGAAACAGGCACTCAGCGACCTGTTCGCGCCTATCCGTGCAGCAGTCAAGGCCAGCGGCTGCAAGCGCGCCATCCTGGTGGGGCACAACGCCTTCTTCGACCTGGGCTTCCTAAATGCCGCGGTGGCACGTTGCAACTACAAGCGCAACCCGTTCCACCCTTTCAGCACCTTCGACACCGTGACCCTGGCCGGGCTGGCTTTCGGTCAGACCGTGCTCGCGCGCGCGGTGATGGCCGCCGGCATCGACTGGGACGCCGCCCAGGCGCACGGCGCGCTCTACGACGCAGAGAAGACGGCAGAACTGTTCTGCCACATCGTCAACCAGTGGCACGCCCTGGACACCCCGCGCCCCTGGCTGGAGGCAGACGAATCGCCGGACTGA
- a CDS encoding PilZ domain-containing protein, with protein MNEERRREPRVDALAFNLFVYDNLNGTLLGTLVNLSRHGMMILASTQCEAGGVLQIDLRQAEHPDQPLLSTGFRVNWITPANTSGSYWLGGKLIGLSEENSKVLSELLQRARRASSA; from the coding sequence ATGAACGAAGAACGCCGCCGCGAGCCCCGCGTCGACGCACTGGCCTTCAACCTGTTCGTCTATGACAACCTCAACGGCACCCTGCTGGGCACCCTGGTCAACCTTTCGCGCCACGGAATGATGATCCTCGCATCGACCCAGTGCGAAGCCGGCGGCGTCCTGCAGATCGACCTGCGCCAGGCCGAACACCCCGACCAGCCCCTGCTGTCGACCGGCTTCCGGGTCAACTGGATCACCCCGGCCAACACCAGCGGCAGCTACTGGCTGGGCGGCAAGCTCATCGGCCTGTCGGAAGAAAACAGCAAAGTGCTCTCCGAACTGCTCCAACGGGCACGCCGGGCCTCTTCGGCCTGA
- a CDS encoding urate hydroxylase PuuD: MNPLKNPWATVLVGVILAVGITLAMGASGNGLSLTIWLHVIVGITWIGLLYYFNFVQVPAVAAALADKEPGPAAINKYVAPRALLYFRWAAVATWLTGVSGLAQIGGGMDGIVNAFMLTGGMERIGVGAWLGTIMLFNVWVFIWPNQKKILGMVSAAPEEIAKAKVVALYASRTNTLLSIPMLMSMVGFGHGGFLPMG, translated from the coding sequence ATGAACCCACTGAAGAATCCCTGGGCCACCGTACTGGTCGGCGTCATTCTGGCTGTTGGCATTACCCTGGCCATGGGTGCATCCGGTAACGGGCTGAGCCTGACCATCTGGCTGCACGTCATCGTCGGTATCACCTGGATCGGCCTGCTGTACTACTTCAACTTCGTACAGGTGCCGGCCGTGGCCGCCGCGCTGGCCGACAAGGAGCCGGGTCCGGCCGCCATCAACAAGTATGTCGCCCCGCGTGCCCTGCTGTACTTCCGCTGGGCAGCCGTGGCCACCTGGCTGACCGGTGTGTCCGGCCTGGCACAGATCGGTGGCGGCATGGACGGTATCGTCAATGCCTTCATGCTTACCGGCGGCATGGAGCGTATCGGCGTGGGCGCCTGGCTGGGCACCATCATGCTGTTCAACGTCTGGGTGTTCATCTGGCCCAACCAGAAGAAGATCCTCGGCATGGTTTCTGCCGCACCCGAAGAGATTGCCAAGGCCAAGGTGGTAGCACTGTACGCCTCGCGTACCAACACCCTGCTGTCGATTCCCATGCTGATGAGCATGGTGGGTTTCGGTCACGGCGGCTTCCTGCCGATGGGATGA
- the argF gene encoding ornithine carbamoyltransferase, with translation MSRIRHFLTLLDLSPEELRGIIQRASELKRLQRAGEPHATLQGKVLAMIFEKSSTRTRVSFETGMSQLGGSAMFLSPRDTQLGRGEPIEDTARVLSRMVDCVMIRTFAHDNVERFAEHSQVPVINGLTDLYHPCQLLADMQTFFEHRGDIRGRTVAWVGDGNNMCHSYINAARQFDFQLRVACPEGYEPDADILAAAGERAQIVRDPTAAIEGADLVVTDTWVSMGQEEEKQHRQTAFAPYKVTRELMALATPDALFMHCLPAYRGMEVEAEVLDAPDSVVWDEAENRLHAQKALLEFLLAG, from the coding sequence ATGAGCCGTATCCGACACTTCCTCACCCTGCTGGACCTGAGCCCCGAAGAACTGCGAGGCATCATCCAGCGTGCCAGCGAACTCAAGCGCCTGCAACGCGCGGGCGAACCCCATGCCACCCTGCAAGGCAAGGTGCTGGCGATGATCTTCGAGAAATCGTCCACACGCACCCGTGTCTCCTTCGAGACCGGCATGAGCCAGCTCGGCGGCTCGGCCATGTTCCTGTCGCCACGCGACACCCAGCTCGGGCGCGGCGAACCCATCGAGGACACTGCCCGTGTCCTCTCGCGCATGGTCGATTGCGTGATGATTCGCACCTTTGCGCACGACAACGTCGAACGCTTTGCCGAACATTCACAGGTACCAGTGATCAACGGCCTGACCGACCTGTATCACCCCTGCCAGCTGCTCGCCGACATGCAGACCTTCTTCGAGCATCGCGGCGATATCCGGGGACGCACCGTGGCCTGGGTGGGTGATGGCAACAACATGTGCCATTCCTATATCAATGCCGCGCGCCAGTTCGACTTCCAACTGCGTGTCGCCTGCCCCGAGGGCTATGAGCCCGACGCCGACATCCTCGCCGCCGCCGGAGAGCGTGCGCAGATCGTGCGCGACCCGACTGCGGCAATCGAAGGCGCCGACCTGGTGGTCACCGATACCTGGGTAAGCATGGGTCAGGAAGAGGAAAAGCAGCACCGGCAGACCGCCTTCGCGCCCTACAAGGTCACCCGCGAATTGATGGCGCTCGCCACACCGGACGCCTTGTTCATGCACTGCCTGCCGGCCTATCGTGGCATGGAGGTCGAGGCCGAGGTGCTCGACGCGCCCGACAGCGTGGTCTGGGACGAGGCGGAGAACCGCCTGCATGCGCAGAAGGCGCTGCTCGAATTCCTGCTCGCCGGTTGA
- a CDS encoding TIGR04211 family SH3 domain-containing protein: MRRYLFITLLLLASQALAERAWVTDEFKITVRSGESPRHKIISMIKSGTPVQVLSRNRATGYSRVRLPNGKEGFVLSRQLLDHPVAREQLATLEAEVAALKTAPSELQRKLADLTERHNRLSREHESLQAEKKRIELELAALKRTSANAVRIANERNELRKQVAELTRSNEELKQEKRELENNSAQRWFMIGGGVTIAGILIGLILPHLRLRRRKDSWGSL; the protein is encoded by the coding sequence GTGAGAAGATACCTGTTCATCACCCTGTTACTGCTGGCCAGCCAGGCACTGGCCGAACGCGCCTGGGTCACCGATGAATTCAAGATCACCGTGCGCAGCGGCGAGAGCCCGCGGCACAAGATCATCAGCATGATCAAGTCCGGCACCCCCGTGCAGGTACTTTCACGCAACCGGGCGACCGGCTATTCGCGCGTGCGCCTGCCCAACGGCAAGGAAGGCTTCGTGCTCAGCCGCCAGTTGCTCGATCACCCGGTGGCTCGCGAACAGCTCGCCACACTCGAGGCCGAAGTCGCCGCCCTCAAGACCGCACCCAGCGAACTGCAACGCAAGCTGGCCGACCTGACCGAACGGCACAATCGCCTCAGCCGGGAGCACGAGTCGCTGCAGGCCGAAAAAAAGCGCATCGAACTGGAACTGGCCGCACTCAAGCGCACCTCCGCCAACGCGGTACGCATTGCCAACGAACGCAACGAGCTGCGCAAGCAGGTCGCCGAACTGACTCGCAGCAACGAAGAACTCAAGCAGGAAAAGCGCGAACTGGAAAACAACAGCGCGCAACGCTGGTTCATGATCGGCGGCGGCGTCACCATCGCCGGCATCCTCATCGGCCTGATCCTGCCCCACCTGCGCCTGCGCCGCCGCAAGGACAGCTGGGGGTCGCTCTGA
- the apbC gene encoding iron-sulfur cluster carrier protein ApbC — protein sequence MAEVTQESIEEALKGYVEPHLGTDLVTAKSIKDIVIDGDKVKVKVVMGFPVKSVQDEIAGAVKQACESVEGVSQCEVDLSWEIAAHSVQKALKPIDNVKNIIAVASGKGGVGKSTTAVNLALALSAEGARVGILDADIYGPSQPRMLGISGKPESKDGKTLEPMTSYHLQAMSIGFLIDEETPMIWRGPMVTQALEQLLNDTNWDSLDYLVIDLPPGTGDTQLTLAQKVPVSGAIIVTTPQDIALLDARKGFKMFEKVEVPMLGIVENMSIHICSNCGHEEHIFGEGGGQRMAEEYGVEFLGALPLEKRIREQTDSGKPTVVADPESRSSQIYREIARRAAARLSRQAKSYAAKFPNIVIQNN from the coding sequence ATGGCTGAAGTCACCCAAGAATCCATCGAAGAGGCCCTCAAGGGCTATGTCGAACCTCACCTGGGTACCGACCTGGTCACGGCCAAGTCCATCAAGGACATCGTCATCGATGGCGACAAGGTCAAGGTCAAGGTGGTAATGGGCTTTCCGGTCAAAAGCGTGCAGGACGAGATCGCCGGCGCCGTGAAGCAGGCCTGCGAGTCGGTCGAGGGCGTGAGCCAGTGCGAGGTGGACCTGAGCTGGGAGATCGCAGCCCACTCGGTGCAGAAGGCACTCAAGCCTATCGACAACGTAAAGAACATCATCGCCGTGGCCTCTGGCAAGGGCGGCGTGGGCAAGTCCACCACCGCGGTCAACCTGGCACTGGCGCTGTCCGCCGAGGGCGCGCGCGTGGGTATCCTGGACGCCGACATCTACGGCCCCTCGCAGCCGCGCATGCTGGGCATTTCCGGCAAACCGGAATCGAAGGATGGCAAGACCCTCGAGCCCATGACCAGCTATCACCTGCAGGCCATGTCCATCGGCTTCCTCATCGACGAGGAGACACCGATGATCTGGCGTGGTCCCATGGTCACCCAGGCGCTTGAGCAGCTGCTCAACGACACCAACTGGGACAGCCTCGACTACCTGGTCATCGATCTGCCGCCGGGTACCGGCGACACCCAGCTCACCCTGGCGCAGAAGGTGCCGGTCTCGGGCGCGATCATCGTCACTACCCCGCAGGACATCGCCCTGCTGGACGCGCGCAAGGGCTTCAAGATGTTCGAGAAGGTGGAGGTGCCGATGCTGGGCATCGTCGAGAACATGTCCATCCATATCTGCTCCAATTGCGGTCACGAGGAGCACATCTTCGGCGAGGGCGGCGGCCAGCGCATGGCCGAGGAATACGGGGTGGAGTTCCTGGGTGCCCTGCCGCTGGAGAAGCGCATCCGCGAGCAGACCGACTCGGGCAAGCCCACCGTGGTCGCCGACCCCGAATCCCGCTCCTCGCAGATCTATCGCGAGATCGCACGCAGGGCCGCGGCCAGGCTCTCGCGTCAGGCCAAGAGCTACGCCGCCAAGTTCCCCAACATCGTCATCCAGAACAACTGA
- the pip gene encoding prolyl aminopeptidase: protein MALYPPIRPYARHELAVGDGRHVLYVEEVGNPGGIPAVFLHGGPGGGCEAWHRQFFDPERYRVILFDQRGAGRSRPHADLVDNTTWHLVEDIERLRRHFGIERWLVFGGSWGSTLALAYAETHPERVAALVLRGIFLCRPQEIHWFYQEGASRIFPDYWEDFVDPVAPERRHDLLTAYHELLTGEDELRRMAAARAWSVWEGRCATLQSNPEVVAHFRDPHVALAMARIESHYFMHDAFLRPNQLLEDAHRLKGIPGVIVHGRYDMICPVENAWELHRAWPDSELSIQPASGHSAGEPEIAAALVGATDFFAERLGGD, encoded by the coding sequence ATGGCGCTCTATCCCCCCATCCGCCCCTACGCGCGTCACGAACTGGCGGTCGGTGACGGGCGTCATGTCCTGTACGTCGAGGAGGTGGGCAACCCGGGAGGCATCCCGGCGGTGTTTCTCCATGGTGGGCCGGGTGGTGGCTGCGAGGCCTGGCATCGGCAGTTCTTCGATCCCGAGCGTTACCGGGTGATCCTGTTCGATCAGCGCGGTGCCGGGCGTTCGCGCCCGCACGCCGACCTCGTCGACAACACTACCTGGCATCTGGTCGAGGACATCGAGCGGCTGCGCCGGCATTTCGGTATCGAGCGTTGGCTGGTGTTCGGTGGTTCCTGGGGCTCGACCCTGGCGCTGGCCTATGCCGAGACTCACCCCGAGCGGGTTGCAGCGTTGGTGTTGCGGGGGATCTTTCTGTGCCGTCCGCAGGAGATCCACTGGTTCTACCAGGAAGGTGCCAGCCGTATCTTTCCCGATTATTGGGAAGACTTTGTCGACCCAGTGGCGCCAGAGAGGCGCCATGATCTGCTCACGGCTTATCATGAACTGCTCACCGGCGAGGATGAACTGCGGCGCATGGCTGCGGCGCGTGCCTGGTCGGTATGGGAAGGGCGCTGCGCGACGCTGCAGAGCAACCCCGAAGTGGTGGCGCATTTTCGGGATCCGCACGTGGCGCTCGCCATGGCGCGGATAGAGAGCCACTATTTCATGCACGACGCCTTTCTGCGCCCCAACCAGTTGCTCGAGGATGCGCATCGGCTGAAGGGGATTCCCGGAGTCATCGTGCATGGGCGTTACGACATGATCTGCCCGGTGGAGAATGCCTGGGAGCTGCACCGGGCCTGGCCGGACAGCGAGCTGTCCATTCAGCCGGCCAGTGGTCATTCGGCGGGTGAGCCGGAAATCGCAGCGGCCCTGGTGGGGGCCACGGACTTTTTTGCCGAGCGCCTGGGCGGAGACTGA
- a CDS encoding aspartate aminotransferase family protein, producing MTDVLMHTYQRLPVTFAQGQGAWLTDTEGRRYLDALGGIAVCALGHAHPALTAALSDQAGRLLHVSNLYGIAEQEKLGEALCQLSGMDRVFFANSGAEANEAAIKLARLHDHRRGIQNPAIVVMENSFHGRTLATLSATGNRKVQAGFEPLVQGFVRVPYDDLDALRAVADNQPDVVAVLVEPIQGEGGVRIPSEGYLEGIRALCDEQGWLMMLDEIQTGMGRTGRFFAFQHTDVVPDVMTLAKALGNGVPIGACLARGEAAELFGPGNHGSTFGGNPLACRAGLVVCDTLRTGDLPAHAALLGEKLLDDFASALEDVSGVREIRGRGLMIGIELDHPCGELVGRALEAGLLINVTAETVVRLLPPLILSDAEAEQMVATLSGLIRDFLAQF from the coding sequence ATGACCGACGTACTGATGCACACCTACCAGCGGCTGCCCGTGACCTTCGCCCAGGGGCAGGGGGCCTGGCTAACCGACACCGAAGGCCGACGCTACCTCGACGCGCTGGGCGGGATCGCTGTCTGCGCCCTGGGCCATGCCCATCCCGCGCTCACCGCCGCCCTGTCCGACCAGGCCGGCCGCCTGCTGCACGTCTCCAACCTGTATGGCATTGCCGAGCAGGAGAAACTGGGCGAGGCACTGTGCCAGCTCTCGGGCATGGACCGGGTTTTCTTCGCCAACTCGGGAGCCGAGGCCAACGAGGCCGCCATCAAGCTGGCGCGATTGCATGACCACCGCCGGGGCATCCAGAACCCCGCCATCGTGGTCATGGAGAACAGTTTTCACGGCCGCACCCTGGCCACTCTGAGCGCCACCGGCAACCGCAAGGTGCAGGCCGGTTTCGAGCCCCTGGTACAGGGCTTCGTACGCGTCCCCTACGACGACCTCGACGCCCTGCGCGCGGTCGCCGACAACCAGCCCGACGTGGTCGCGGTGCTGGTCGAGCCCATCCAGGGCGAGGGTGGCGTGCGTATCCCCTCCGAAGGCTACCTCGAGGGCATCCGCGCCCTGTGCGACGAGCAAGGGTGGCTGATGATGCTCGACGAGATCCAGACCGGCATGGGCCGCACCGGCCGCTTCTTCGCCTTCCAGCACACCGATGTGGTGCCCGATGTCATGACCCTGGCCAAGGCCCTGGGCAATGGCGTGCCCATCGGCGCCTGCCTGGCGCGTGGCGAGGCGGCCGAACTCTTCGGCCCTGGCAACCATGGCTCGACCTTTGGCGGCAACCCCCTGGCCTGCCGCGCCGGCCTGGTGGTCTGCGACACCCTGCGTACCGGCGACCTGCCGGCACACGCCGCGCTGCTGGGCGAGAAGCTGCTCGACGACTTCGCCTCCGCGCTCGAGGATGTGAGCGGCGTGCGCGAGATCCGCGGCCGCGGCCTGATGATCGGCATCGAGCTGGACCACCCCTGCGGCGAGCTGGTGGGACGCGCGCTGGAGGCCGGTCTGCTGATCAATGTCACCGCCGAGACCGTGGTCCGCCTGCTGCCACCGCTGATCCTCAGTGACGCGGAAGCCGAGCAGATGGTCGCCACGCTCAGCGGCCTGATCCGCGATTTTCTCGCCCAGTTCTGA
- a CDS encoding MlaA family lipoprotein has protein sequence MNSPVRASGTLRTLALVGLLFLGGCATTDPDYADPRDPLEGFNRAMFSLNDFLDRALINPLAEGYNLIVPSPVDKGVTNFFNNLEDITSAINSLLQFKVGHAATDLTRVVVNTTVGIGGLFDVASHLDLRRHEEDFGQTLGTWGVASGPYLVLPILGPSTGRDAVGVVVDWFTDPLTYVQDDTVRWSLRGLNLVDTRSDLLNASRVVDQAALDPYSFVRDAYLQRRRSAVYDGNPPPEEEEDF, from the coding sequence ATGAACAGCCCCGTTCGCGCCAGCGGCACGCTGCGTACTCTCGCTCTCGTCGGTTTGCTCTTCCTCGGCGGTTGTGCGACCACCGATCCGGATTACGCCGATCCGCGCGATCCCCTGGAGGGGTTCAACCGGGCGATGTTCAGCCTCAACGATTTTCTCGACCGGGCGCTCATCAATCCCCTGGCCGAGGGCTATAACCTGATCGTGCCCTCGCCGGTGGACAAGGGCGTGACCAATTTCTTCAACAACCTGGAAGACATCACTTCGGCCATCAACAGCCTGTTGCAGTTCAAGGTCGGTCATGCCGCCACCGACCTCACCCGGGTGGTGGTCAATACCACGGTCGGGATCGGCGGGCTGTTCGACGTGGCCTCGCACCTCGACCTGCGACGCCATGAGGAAGACTTCGGTCAGACCCTGGGTACCTGGGGGGTGGCGTCCGGACCTTACCTGGTGCTGCCGATCCTGGGTCCGAGCACCGGGCGGGATGCCGTGGGCGTGGTGGTGGACTGGTTCACCGACCCGCTCACCTATGTGCAGGACGACACCGTGCGCTGGAGCCTGCGCGGGCTGAATCTGGTCGATACCCGTTCCGACCTGCTGAATGCCAGCCGGGTGGTCGATCAGGCCGCACTCGATCCCTACTCCTTCGTGCGTGATGCCTACCTGCAGCGCCGTCGCAGCGCGGTGTACGACGGCAATCCTCCGCCCGAGGAAGAAGAGGATTTCTGA